The proteins below are encoded in one region of Sporosarcina sp. FSL K6-1508:
- a CDS encoding peroxiredoxin family protein → MSKKTLGFILAVLLIGSMVAIMVKSNLDKPKPIDEFLIGADFSSLEEEPGLEKGSIPPDFELSTLSGDVVKLSDLKGKKVMLNFWASWCGPCKAEMPHMQKYYKKYKEADNVEIIAVNLTTEEKRGIKGVKEFIAAYKLTFPVPLDKEGTVMKDYQILPIPTTFLIGTDGKISQKIVGPMDEKRIKTLVKNLD, encoded by the coding sequence ATGAGTAAGAAAACACTTGGATTCATTTTAGCAGTACTACTTATCGGGTCGATGGTTGCTATTATGGTGAAATCGAATTTAGATAAACCGAAACCTATTGATGAATTTCTAATCGGTGCAGATTTTAGTTCATTGGAAGAAGAGCCCGGATTGGAAAAAGGTTCAATCCCTCCAGACTTTGAATTATCCACACTTTCGGGAGATGTGGTTAAGCTTTCGGATTTGAAGGGTAAAAAAGTAATGTTAAATTTCTGGGCATCCTGGTGTGGGCCATGTAAGGCAGAAATGCCCCATATGCAAAAATACTATAAAAAATATAAAGAGGCCGATAATGTTGAAATTATTGCTGTCAATTTAACGACGGAGGAGAAGCGGGGCATTAAAGGGGTTAAGGAATTCATCGCCGCCTACAAATTGACATTCCCAGTCCCGTTGGATAAAGAAGGTACCGTCATGAAGGACTATCAAATTCTTCCGATACCGACGACATTCCTGATTGGCACTGACGGGAAAATCAGTCAGAAGATTGTTGGGCCGATGGATGAAAAAAGGATAAAGACGCTTGTTAAGAATTTAGATTGA
- a CDS encoding murein hydrolase activator EnvC family protein has protein sequence MIRYKKLLSGTIAVVFLSTIISGTGVLASPLEDLKKEQKILDMKKSELKTGINKKDSEIQVKKTKIEKITDQILALNAKINESNAQIDRVIAEINKTTDEIDALRISIADLEKKIEERDVVLRDRVRAMQVKGGQVNYLDVLLGANSFADFIDRFSAVNSLMDADRNIMEQQANDIEQLEKEKALVESKLAEQEASKKELQKLRASLLAQKSDKNKLIDQLEAEQKKLTSEKVKLESDLHETHEVSKEVAGKIASEQKRIAEIARQAEIARKAAAAKAAKDRQNSGSSSSYVPPVSSGTWTKPASGTYTSSFGWRMHPIYGTSRQHRGADIANSTGTPVVAAGDGVVSHAGPMGTYGNVIMVTHSFDGQIFTTVYAHLSKVSTSVGQHVAKGQYIGNIGTTGASTGPHLHFEMHIGSWSASGPSAVNPLRYVSF, from the coding sequence TTGATTAGATACAAAAAGTTGCTGTCAGGTACGATTGCGGTTGTTTTCCTGTCCACCATTATTAGTGGAACGGGCGTTTTGGCGAGCCCGTTGGAGGACCTGAAAAAAGAACAGAAAATACTCGACATGAAAAAAAGTGAATTGAAAACAGGGATTAATAAAAAGGACTCTGAAATTCAGGTCAAAAAAACAAAAATCGAAAAAATAACGGATCAAATTCTTGCGCTCAACGCTAAAATAAATGAATCCAATGCACAGATTGACCGTGTCATTGCTGAGATAAATAAGACAACGGATGAAATCGATGCATTACGAATTTCAATTGCTGATCTTGAAAAGAAAATTGAAGAGCGTGATGTAGTGTTGCGTGACCGTGTTCGCGCAATGCAGGTAAAAGGCGGACAAGTTAACTATCTTGACGTCCTTCTTGGGGCAAATAGTTTTGCAGATTTCATAGACCGTTTTTCGGCTGTCAATTCTTTAATGGATGCAGACCGGAATATTATGGAGCAGCAAGCGAATGATATCGAGCAGCTTGAAAAAGAAAAAGCGCTTGTTGAATCGAAACTTGCTGAGCAAGAAGCGAGTAAAAAAGAGCTTCAAAAACTAAGAGCATCTCTACTAGCACAGAAATCTGATAAGAATAAATTGATTGACCAACTAGAAGCAGAACAAAAGAAATTAACGAGTGAAAAAGTTAAGCTTGAGTCTGATCTTCATGAAACGCACGAAGTAAGTAAAGAAGTTGCAGGGAAAATTGCGTCAGAACAGAAACGTATAGCTGAAATTGCGCGTCAAGCAGAAATTGCACGTAAAGCAGCGGCAGCAAAAGCAGCGAAAGACAGACAAAACAGTGGCAGTTCATCATCTTATGTTCCGCCCGTTTCAAGCGGAACATGGACGAAACCTGCATCTGGAACGTACACGTCATCATTCGGATGGAGAATGCATCCGATCTATGGAACGAGCAGGCAGCACCGTGGTGCTGACATTGCGAATAGTACTGGAACGCCAGTTGTGGCGGCAGGAGACGGTGTAGTTTCTCACGCAGGTCCAATGGGCACTTACGGCAATGTCATCATGGTGACTCACTCGTTTGACGGGCAGATTTTTACTACGGTATATGCTCATCTATCAAAAGTCAGCACTAGCGTTGGACAGCATGTCGCCAAAGGGCAGTACATCGGAAATATTGGAACTACTGGCGCCTCGACCGGGCCTCACCTTCATTTTGAAATGCACATAGGAAGCTGGTCAGCATCCGGACCGAGTGCCGTGAATCCGCTGCGCTATGTTTCTTTCTAA
- the hpf gene encoding ribosome hibernation-promoting factor, HPF/YfiA family — protein sequence MLDFNIRGENIEVTPAIREHVEKKVQKLERYFSEGANATAHVNLKVYNDKQTKVEVTIPMKNLTLRAEERHNDLYAAIDLIVDKLERQIRKYKTKVNRKFREREGVAAFFASVNKSEEKSNDAAMEEDQEFAIVRTKNFDLKPMDQEEAILQMNMLGHDFFIFTDSDSDGTNIVYKRSDGKYGVIETN from the coding sequence ATGTTAGACTTCAACATCCGTGGTGAAAATATTGAGGTAACTCCAGCGATTCGTGAACATGTCGAGAAGAAAGTGCAAAAACTCGAAAGATACTTCTCAGAAGGTGCGAACGCCACAGCACATGTGAATTTGAAAGTTTACAATGATAAGCAGACTAAAGTGGAAGTAACAATTCCAATGAAAAACTTGACACTCCGCGCAGAGGAACGTCATAACGATCTATATGCAGCGATTGACTTGATTGTCGACAAGCTGGAGCGTCAAATTCGTAAATATAAAACAAAAGTCAATCGTAAATTCCGTGAGCGTGAAGGCGTTGCAGCATTCTTCGCATCCGTGAACAAAAGCGAAGAAAAAAGCAACGATGCAGCGATGGAAGAGGATCAGGAATTCGCAATCGTCCGTACAAAGAATTTCGATCTGAAACCGATGGACCAAGAAGAGGCGATTCTGCAAATGAACATGCTTGGCCATGATTTCTTCATCTTTACAGATTCAGATTCCGATGGCACAAACATCGTTTACAAACGTAGCGATGGAAAATACGGTGTCATCGAAACGAATTGA
- the secA gene encoding preprotein translocase subunit SecA produces the protein MLSVLNKMFDMNKRDLKRLDKIADKVEALATQMEQLSDEQLTAKTDEFKERFVAGETLDDLQAEAFAVVREAAKRVLGMYPFRVQLVGAAALHEGNIAEMKTGEGKTLTSTLAVYLNALAGQGVHVVTVNEYLASRDAMEMGQLFEFLGFSVGLNLNSLSKEEKREAYSADITYSTNNELGFDYLRDNMVLYNEHKVQRPLFYAVIDEVDSILIDEARTPLIISGQAAKAAELYRLANMFTRSLKKDEDYSYDESTKGVVLTESGIEKSEAAFSIDNLFDLEHTTLNHAINQSLKAQASMHIDVDYVVQEGEVVIVDSFTGRLMKGRRYSDGLHQAIEAKEGLEVQNETMTLATITFQNYFRMYDKLSGMTGTAKTEEEEFRNIYNMNVIAIPTNRPLVRDDRADLIYASMEGKYKAVAEDIKERNDKGQPVLVGTVAIETSEIISNYLTKYGVKHNVLNAKNHSREAEIILEAGHKGAVTIATNMAGRGTDIKLEEGVQELGGLAVLGTERHESRRIDNQLRGRSGRQGDPGVTQFYLSLEDELMRRFGSDQMKSMMTKLGMDDTTPIQSKMVSRSVESAQKRVEGNNFDARKRLLQYDDVLRLQREIIYKERNEILETENIREVLEKMLSNVIANAVAIHTTEEKESDWNLKALEDFLGANMLPEGRVTKADMEGKSVEELTSLIQDAVTERYDEKEAEMSEERMREFEKVVLLRAIDSKWTDHIDAMDQLRHGIHLRAYGQSDPLREYQAEGFAMFEEMVASIEADSAKYVMKAEIRDNLEREEVVKAQAVNPKEDGEQVRKKPVRRAVNIGRNDPCPCGSGKKYKNCHGKA, from the coding sequence ATGCTTAGCGTATTGAATAAAATGTTTGATATGAATAAACGGGATTTGAAGCGTCTTGACAAGATTGCGGATAAGGTCGAAGCGTTAGCAACACAGATGGAACAGCTTTCGGATGAACAACTGACAGCAAAAACTGATGAATTCAAAGAACGTTTCGTAGCTGGTGAAACGCTTGATGATCTTCAAGCAGAAGCGTTTGCAGTCGTTCGTGAAGCAGCGAAACGTGTCCTTGGCATGTATCCATTCCGCGTGCAGCTTGTCGGAGCGGCCGCTTTACACGAAGGCAATATCGCTGAGATGAAAACCGGTGAAGGGAAGACGTTGACGTCTACGCTTGCGGTTTATTTGAACGCACTTGCCGGTCAAGGCGTGCACGTTGTAACAGTGAACGAATACCTGGCGAGCCGTGACGCGATGGAAATGGGACAACTTTTCGAGTTCCTCGGTTTCTCGGTCGGTCTGAACTTAAATAGTTTATCGAAAGAAGAGAAACGTGAAGCGTACAGTGCAGATATTACATACAGTACGAATAACGAACTCGGTTTCGATTACTTGCGTGATAACATGGTGCTCTACAATGAACATAAAGTACAGCGTCCGCTGTTCTACGCAGTTATTGATGAGGTTGACTCCATTTTAATTGACGAAGCGCGTACGCCGCTGATTATTTCTGGACAGGCTGCGAAAGCGGCTGAATTGTATCGCTTGGCAAATATGTTTACCAGATCACTCAAAAAAGATGAAGATTATTCATATGATGAGTCGACGAAAGGTGTCGTTCTAACGGAAAGCGGTATCGAGAAATCGGAAGCCGCATTCAGTATCGATAACTTGTTCGATTTGGAACATACGACGCTCAATCATGCGATTAACCAATCGTTGAAAGCACAGGCGAGCATGCATATCGATGTCGATTATGTTGTTCAGGAAGGCGAAGTCGTCATTGTCGATTCATTCACAGGACGTCTTATGAAAGGCCGTCGTTACAGCGATGGGCTCCATCAGGCGATTGAAGCGAAAGAAGGCCTGGAAGTTCAGAACGAAACGATGACACTTGCAACAATCACGTTCCAGAACTATTTCCGTATGTACGATAAGCTTTCAGGCATGACAGGTACGGCAAAAACGGAAGAGGAAGAGTTCCGTAATATTTACAACATGAACGTCATTGCCATTCCGACGAATCGTCCGCTTGTCCGAGACGACCGCGCGGATCTTATCTATGCTTCAATGGAGGGTAAGTACAAAGCGGTTGCGGAAGATATCAAAGAACGGAATGATAAAGGGCAACCTGTCCTTGTCGGTACGGTAGCGATTGAAACGTCCGAAATCATTTCGAACTATTTGACGAAATATGGCGTGAAGCACAATGTCTTGAATGCGAAAAACCATAGTCGTGAAGCTGAGATTATTTTGGAAGCGGGCCATAAAGGCGCCGTTACAATTGCGACGAATATGGCAGGCCGCGGTACGGACATTAAACTTGAAGAAGGCGTGCAGGAACTTGGCGGGCTGGCTGTTCTCGGTACAGAACGACATGAATCGCGCCGGATTGATAACCAGTTGCGCGGACGCTCCGGCCGTCAAGGAGATCCGGGTGTGACGCAATTCTATTTATCACTTGAAGATGAATTGATGCGCCGCTTCGGTTCGGACCAAATGAAGTCGATGATGACAAAACTTGGGATGGACGATACGACGCCGATTCAGTCGAAAATGGTGTCGCGTTCGGTTGAATCTGCTCAAAAACGGGTAGAAGGTAATAACTTCGATGCACGGAAACGTTTGCTGCAATATGATGATGTATTACGTTTACAACGTGAAATTATCTACAAAGAACGGAATGAAATTCTGGAAACGGAAAACATCCGTGAAGTATTGGAGAAAATGCTGTCGAATGTCATCGCAAATGCTGTGGCAATCCATACGACAGAAGAAAAAGAAAGTGACTGGAATCTAAAAGCACTCGAAGATTTCTTAGGCGCTAATATGCTTCCAGAAGGTCGCGTAACGAAGGCTGATATGGAAGGAAAGTCGGTTGAGGAATTAACGTCTCTAATCCAAGATGCTGTCACTGAACGATACGATGAGAAGGAAGCGGAGATGTCGGAAGAGCGTATGCGCGAATTCGAAAAAGTCGTCTTGCTTCGTGCAATTGACTCGAAATGGACAGATCATATTGACGCGATGGATCAGTTGCGTCATGGTATCCATCTACGTGCTTATGGTCAATCTGATCCGCTTCGTGAGTACCAAGCGGAAGGATTTGCGATGTTCGAAGAAATGGTCGCGTCAATTGAAGCCGATTCAGCGAAATACGTGATGAAAGCTGAAATCCGTGACAATCTTGAACGTGAAGAAGTTGTTAAAGCACAGGCCGTTAATCCGAAAGAGGATGGCGAGCAAGTGCGCAAGAAACCAGTGCGTCGCGCAGTAAACATCGGTCGTAACGATCCATGCCCATGCGGCAGCGGGAAGAAATATAAAAACTGTCACGGTAAAGCGTAA
- a CDS encoding S41 family peptidase gives MQRSRFLLFVILAALATVVFLLLDGCAGEGKVKSEGGTLSSFPVIDEAFDVIKEKGVYPVDKDLLVEGALRGMADVIGDPYSTYLSKDEAAAHRESLAGERIGIGAEITRSNGKYIIVAPVKGSPAEKAGLQPYDEIVRIDGKRLEGDSLGDVVQRIRGKKGTTVSMTIFRPDLDKHIELSVVRDSIPVKTVSTEIIEERGQKIGYISITMFGNESRQEWLDATNKLIKGGAQSLIIDVRGNPGGYLHTVGGIVGSLVQKDTVFAYMEDAAGTLEPLATENSEKFPYDEKLKKMPVVLLQDKGSASASEVMSAALKDLKRGYIIGATSFGKGTVQETMELTNGGEMKLSTHKWLTPKKKWIHGNGVKEDLEVVQNDLFSEHIRLVTETYMEGDYHEDIAYAQKLLTGLSYSVARTDGFFDESTTRAVETFLGEAKVAEGSTMDRLFFATLKDKAEKFRNDRKNDDQLKMAIGYIHNKVNER, from the coding sequence ATGCAGAGAAGCCGGTTTTTGTTATTTGTCATACTGGCCGCTTTGGCGACGGTAGTCTTTCTTCTGCTGGATGGTTGTGCAGGAGAAGGGAAAGTAAAGTCAGAAGGAGGGACGTTAAGTTCGTTTCCTGTTATCGATGAGGCGTTCGACGTCATCAAAGAGAAAGGCGTATATCCGGTAGATAAGGACCTATTGGTTGAAGGGGCGCTTCGCGGCATGGCGGATGTCATTGGCGATCCGTATTCGACGTATCTGTCAAAGGACGAGGCAGCTGCCCATAGGGAATCACTGGCTGGCGAGCGTATCGGGATCGGCGCTGAAATTACGCGATCGAACGGGAAATATATCATCGTAGCTCCGGTAAAAGGTTCTCCTGCCGAAAAGGCTGGTTTGCAACCGTATGACGAAATTGTCCGAATCGACGGCAAGCGGCTTGAAGGAGATTCTTTGGGAGACGTTGTCCAGCGTATCCGCGGCAAGAAAGGCACTACGGTTTCCATGACGATATTCAGGCCCGATTTGGATAAGCATATTGAACTGTCAGTCGTACGGGACAGTATTCCTGTAAAGACGGTGTCCACTGAAATAATTGAAGAGCGCGGACAGAAGATTGGTTACATATCGATTACGATGTTCGGCAATGAAAGTCGACAAGAATGGTTGGACGCGACAAACAAGCTTATTAAGGGTGGAGCACAGTCACTGATTATCGATGTACGCGGCAATCCCGGTGGCTACTTGCATACGGTCGGCGGTATCGTAGGCAGTCTAGTTCAGAAAGACACGGTGTTTGCGTATATGGAAGACGCAGCTGGAACCCTGGAGCCGTTAGCTACAGAGAACTCCGAAAAGTTTCCGTATGATGAAAAATTAAAGAAGATGCCGGTTGTCCTACTGCAGGATAAAGGCAGTGCATCCGCGAGTGAAGTCATGAGCGCCGCATTGAAAGATTTGAAAAGGGGCTATATCATTGGCGCAACGAGTTTCGGAAAAGGGACAGTCCAAGAAACAATGGAATTGACAAACGGCGGGGAAATGAAGTTATCGACCCATAAATGGCTCACCCCCAAAAAGAAATGGATTCACGGTAATGGTGTAAAAGAAGATTTGGAAGTGGTCCAAAATGATTTATTCAGCGAGCACATCCGTCTCGTTACAGAGACCTATATGGAAGGTGATTACCATGAAGATATCGCCTATGCGCAAAAATTGCTGACAGGTCTCAGTTATAGCGTTGCCCGGACAGACGGATTCTTTGATGAATCAACCACACGAGCAGTCGAGACTTTTCTTGGAGAAGCAAAAGTGGCAGAAGGTTCCACCATGGACCGATTATTTTTCGCGACATTGAAAGATAAAGCGGAAAAATTCCGCAACGACCGCAAAAATGATGATCAGCTGAAGATGGCAATCGGCTATATCCATAATAAAGTGAACGAGCGGTGA
- the ftsX gene encoding permease-like cell division protein FtsX: MKARTFGRHVRESFKSIRRNSWMTFASVSAVTVTLLLVGVFIVIMMNLNELAQSIENDVEIKVVADPAADKAAIKGLVEKVRSTEGIIEVVYSSRDEELDKMIKSFGDELSLYKQSNPLGDALYVKAKDPQQTATLAKKIDTYDYTYEVVYGEEKLEKLFKVLNTSRNIGLVLILALLFTAMFLISNTIRITIVARKREIEIMKLVGATNNFVRIPFLLEGMWLGILGAIAPMLIISISYFKLFEHWEPKLQGELFQLLNATPFIFQLNGLILFMGIFIGVWGSFMSVRKFLKV, translated from the coding sequence ATGAAGGCTAGAACATTCGGCCGGCATGTACGCGAAAGTTTCAAAAGCATTCGCCGTAATAGCTGGATGACATTTGCATCCGTCAGTGCCGTTACTGTTACTCTCCTACTTGTAGGTGTATTCATCGTGATTATGATGAATTTAAACGAACTGGCGCAAAGTATTGAGAATGACGTGGAAATTAAAGTCGTTGCTGATCCTGCAGCAGACAAGGCAGCAATTAAAGGGTTAGTAGAGAAAGTCCGTTCGACAGAAGGAATAATCGAAGTAGTCTATTCGTCGCGGGACGAAGAGTTGGACAAGATGATTAAATCATTCGGTGATGAACTTAGTTTATATAAACAGAGCAACCCGCTTGGCGATGCGCTGTATGTAAAAGCGAAAGATCCACAGCAGACTGCTACTCTTGCAAAGAAAATCGATACATACGACTATACATATGAGGTCGTGTACGGTGAAGAAAAATTGGAAAAACTCTTCAAAGTATTAAACACAAGCCGCAACATTGGTCTTGTCTTAATATTGGCATTGTTATTTACGGCGATGTTCCTTATTTCAAACACGATCCGTATAACAATCGTTGCCAGAAAAAGAGAAATTGAAATCATGAAATTAGTCGGAGCGACGAACAACTTCGTGCGTATTCCGTTTTTATTGGAAGGAATGTGGCTCGGCATTCTGGGCGCAATTGCCCCGATGCTCATCATTTCTATATCCTATTTCAAGCTATTCGAACATTGGGAACCGAAATTGCAGGGAGAACTATTCCAATTACTTAACGCGACACCATTCATTTTTCAGCTGAATGGACTAATCCTATTCATGGGAATCTTTATAGGTGTGTGGGGCAGCTTTATGTCTGTGCGCAAATTCCTTAAGGTATGA
- the prfB gene encoding peptide chain release factor 2 (programmed frameshift): MELSDVRNELDKSAKKLADFRGSLDLENKEARIQELDETMLEPGFWDNQDSAQKVISESNALKDVVGEYTELTDEQENLEMTLELLREENDAEMQEELGADLKAFKGKLDAFELQMLLSDEFDSNNAVLELHSGAGGTESQDWASMLLRMYTRWAEHRGFKVETLDYQAGDEAGVKSVTLSIKGHNAYGYLKAEKGVHRLVRISPFDSSGRRHTSFSSIEVMPEFEGEVDIDLKMEDVKIDTYRSSGAGGQHVNTTDSAVRMTHLPTGAIVTCQTERSQIKNRDRAINLLKAKIYQIRVEEEEARLLEIRGDQKEIGWGSQIRSYVFHPYSMVKDHRTSAETGNVSAVMDGEIDLFINAFLRSRIS; the protein is encoded by the exons ATGGAATTATCCGATGTACGCAACGAGCTTGACAAATCAGCTAAGAAATTAGCGGACTTTAGGGGGTCTCTT GACTTAGAAAACAAAGAGGCACGAATTCAAGAGTTAGATGAAACAATGCTAGAGCCGGGATTCTGGGATAACCAGGACAGCGCGCAAAAAGTAATTTCCGAGTCGAATGCGTTAAAAGACGTAGTCGGCGAGTATACGGAATTAACTGATGAACAGGAAAACTTAGAGATGACACTTGAACTGTTGCGCGAAGAAAACGATGCTGAAATGCAAGAAGAACTTGGCGCAGATTTGAAAGCATTCAAAGGTAAACTAGATGCATTTGAACTGCAAATGCTACTCAGTGATGAATTTGACAGCAATAACGCAGTTCTTGAACTTCACTCAGGCGCAGGCGGTACGGAATCCCAGGACTGGGCATCCATGCTGCTTCGCATGTACACACGCTGGGCAGAACACCGCGGCTTCAAAGTCGAAACACTCGATTACCAAGCTGGGGATGAAGCTGGCGTGAAGTCTGTGACGCTGTCGATTAAAGGACATAACGCATATGGCTATTTAAAAGCAGAAAAAGGTGTTCACCGTCTCGTACGGATTTCGCCATTTGATTCATCAGGCCGACGCCATACGTCATTTTCTTCAATTGAAGTAATGCCAGAATTTGAAGGCGAAGTCGACATTGACCTGAAAATGGAAGATGTTAAAATTGACACGTACCGTTCAAGCGGTGCCGGCGGACAGCACGTCAATACGACAGATTCTGCAGTCCGTATGACGCATTTACCGACTGGCGCAATTGTTACATGTCAGACAGAACGTTCGCAGATTAAAAACCGTGATCGCGCTATCAATTTATTGAAAGCGAAGATTTACCAAATCAGAGTCGAAGAAGAGGAAGCACGTCTTCTTGAAATTCGTGGAGATCAAAAAGAAATTGGTTGGGGAAGCCAGATCCGTTCATACGTTTTCCACCCGTATTCCATGGTGAAAGATCACCGGACGAGTGCAGAAACAGGAAACGTCAGTGCAGTTATGGACGGAGAAATTGACTTATTCATCAATGCTTTCTTGCGCTCACGCATTTCGTAA
- the cccB gene encoding cytochrome c551 has product MKNKLLAVMLGAVLVLGACGGDKAKDKDTTTGTTGNDTASVDPEKVVQTSCVSCHGGNLDLKGGMGPDLSQVGDRLSETEIHDVIINGRGSMPPGLIKGAEADAVAKWLSEKK; this is encoded by the coding sequence ATGAAAAACAAACTTTTGGCAGTAATGCTTGGAGCTGTTCTTGTCCTTGGGGCATGTGGCGGCGATAAAGCAAAAGACAAAGACACGACTACTGGTACAACAGGAAATGATACAGCGTCTGTTGACCCGGAAAAAGTGGTGCAAACTAGCTGTGTATCATGTCACGGCGGAAACCTAGACCTTAAAGGTGGAATGGGCCCAGATCTTTCACAAGTTGGTGACCGTTTGTCTGAAACAGAAATCCATGACGTAATTATCAACGGTCGCGGCAGTATGCCACCTGGTCTTATTAAGGGTGCAGAAGCAGACGCAGTAGCAAAATGGCTTTCTGAGAAAAAATAA
- the ftsE gene encoding cell division ATP-binding protein FtsE, producing MIVMKNVYKKYPNGVVAANGINIEIDRGEFVYVVGPSGAGKSTFIKMMYREEVPTSGDIIINGINLATLRNKRVPYLRRQIGVVFQDFKLLPKLNVYENVAFALEVIEESPAEIRKKVNDVLGLVGLTQKARMFPNELSGGEEQRVSIARSIVNVPKVVIADEPTGNLDPETSWEIMRIFEQINARGTTIVMATHNREIVNTIRHRVIAIEGGLITRDEYGGEYNEG from the coding sequence ATGATTGTGATGAAAAATGTCTACAAAAAGTACCCGAACGGTGTCGTTGCAGCAAATGGCATTAACATCGAAATTGACCGCGGCGAATTCGTTTATGTGGTCGGTCCAAGTGGTGCCGGTAAGTCAACGTTCATTAAAATGATGTATCGTGAAGAAGTGCCAACTAGCGGAGATATTATTATTAACGGCATAAATCTTGCAACATTGCGTAATAAACGTGTACCTTATTTACGCAGACAGATTGGTGTCGTATTTCAAGACTTCAAGCTACTACCGAAATTGAATGTTTACGAGAATGTAGCGTTTGCACTCGAAGTAATCGAGGAGTCGCCGGCAGAGATTCGCAAAAAGGTGAATGATGTCCTGGGACTTGTCGGACTTACACAAAAGGCGCGGATGTTCCCGAACGAACTGTCAGGCGGAGAAGAGCAGCGTGTCTCCATAGCAAGGTCAATCGTCAATGTACCGAAAGTTGTCATTGCGGATGAACCGACAGGAAATCTTGACCCTGAAACATCATGGGAGATCATGAGGATCTTCGAACAGATCAATGCTCGTGGTACGACGATTGTCATGGCCACCCATAATAGGGAAATTGTTAATACAATAAGACACCGTGTCATTGCGATAGAAGGCGGCCTGATCACCCGTGATGAGTACGGAGGTGAGTACAATGAAGGCTAG
- a CDS encoding PilZ domain-containing protein — translation MLYKRTEYFRYTFGEPLEAKFQIVVENGTDTESSPGECHFMDISPGGAKLFAKFDIPLEREAVRLHIKFTLHEKLIDLQGVIVWKKPYSGGYMYGYDFDEDPAIEQLIVEELKLRRRSEVNAGSTVKEEE, via the coding sequence ATGCTTTACAAACGGACTGAATATTTTAGGTATACATTTGGGGAACCGCTTGAAGCTAAATTCCAGATTGTCGTTGAAAATGGGACGGATACAGAATCGAGTCCGGGTGAGTGTCATTTCATGGATATCAGTCCGGGTGGCGCAAAACTTTTTGCGAAGTTCGATATTCCGCTTGAACGTGAAGCTGTCCGTTTGCACATCAAATTCACCCTGCATGAAAAATTAATCGACCTGCAAGGCGTAATTGTTTGGAAGAAGCCATATAGTGGGGGATATATGTACGGCTATGATTTTGACGAAGACCCAGCAATTGAACAACTGATCGTGGAAGAACTGAAGCTCCGCCGTCGCTCTGAAGTCAACGCGGGAAGCACTGTGAAGGAAGAAGAATAG